The genome window aataatttttcttcatatcCCCAAATATGCAATAAGGAAGACACTACCACTGGGGTGTAATTCTGTTTTGTCTGTGGGTTGAGGGATTATCTGGGATCTTTTAActgtcctgtgtgtcccagTGCCTGCTGAACACATACACTTTGCTTTGACTTGTGTCCCAAGTGAATGACATTGGATGGCACAAGGGCCAAAGCTGTCCATGGGGGAGAAACAGGCTTCAAACACGAGGCTGAAGTGATGTTTTGTGCTCTTCATGagatctttattttccttgtcttGCTAACACATTTATAGTGAAGGTAACTACAATTGTTGAATATGAAGATACCAAACACGgttctgcaaagaaaataactaaaaaagtaagtttgttctgtttttattcAAAAACCATAAGGACTTAATCAGTTTTGATCTGCCACAAGCCCTGCTAGATCCATGAGAAGGCAGGCCAGTGTTCTGCTGTCTGTTGGAAAAGTcagttattttaaatgtaatgtaTTTGGAGTTAAGCAAGGCTaactgtaaattattttcataatgaaaatatGCAGTTCTAGTGACTAATTCACAGAGGCTGGCAAGTACTGGCATGGTCATTCTCTCTTGACTTGCCAGTAAGTTTTGATGGTTTGAGGAACCATATTTTgttgaaagtttattttttaaatcaaccTCATGTTTAATCCATGCTTTTCTATAACTGAGTAGTGCATTCTTGTCTCTAAACCAAATCAAGTGTTCTAGTTTTACCACCTCAGTCTGTCTGGGCAGTGTAGCTCCTCAGCCAGACACTGATGTAGCAAGCtgacaaaaaatacagaaaaattctgTGCAATTACAGACTTCTACTGTAAAAAGGCTTAAAAGTTGGAAGGGTGTACATTAGGTGGTTGGCTCTACAGAATTTCAGTAAGAATAAATATGTTCTGGCATTTTGAAACTTCTTTTAGAATGTATATTTGGCAttttgtatatatatgtatatgtatatgtatatgtatctTTCTCAAAGGCAGCACTATGGGGCTTAACAACCCTTTTTTAACAGGGAATTTTTACAGTATTGGTTCCTGCAAATACCTatcattttgctttcaaatgctACCTTTTTTAACTGCAGTCTTATATATAAACTTTTAGATTTCCAAAACCAGGTCGCTGGTTTCACTAGCCTCTGGTTTAAGTGGCAAACTGAACCCTCTTTCTAGGTAAGACTGATTTTTGATAGCTTATTTAACTCACCTGAATTTTTGAATGCTGAACACagttattttcaaatacagTAGCTGAGATTTGAGCCCAGTGGGAATACATCTGATAAGGATGCTTCCATAACCTGAGATGCACTGTGGTGATGTAAACCTGAGCAAAAAGCACCTGTAGCTGATGGAGGCATAATGGTGCACAGCTCTGAACTGAGGGGAGCAGTACAGATCCCAAACAATACTAATGGAAGAGAGCATGTAAGGGAAGCATCTTTGCTCTGCTGGTACTACTGAATTGTTCTGTATTAACACCTGACTTGGGTATTGCAGCCCTCCCTTGCTCAGTAACATAAATTATTATTGTGTTCTTGTATGGTTTTAATCCCACTATGTCATGTTTACCTCAGGAGGGATTTTTCACATGTTTTTCACTCTAAATCCCTGTCATGGGGCACTTCAGCATTCTCTAATCTACTGTCTACCTTCATCCTAGCTAAAACTTTACAGTAGAAGTAGATgaggaggaaataaataaaaatagtaaaccaataaaataaaactcccaacaaaacacaaaaccaataacttttttttttagtgtctGTTTACTCTTCTGCTAGTGTAGCTTGCAAAAGGATGCTAGGtctctttgttttcattgcagTGCCACAAATCTCAAAGCCACTCCAAAGGGAGCTAAAAGGTAAGGAGTTTTCAGTTTGCTCTTAATCAATAATTTTGTTCAATACCAAGACACTATATATTATTATCAATCTAGATGTAACAGATTTTCATGGTCTGCCACTAAATGTGTCAGTAGGGATGCCAAACCAGTTACACCTCCTGCTTTGGCTGTGGGTGTTAGCTTACATTATTCTGGAGGCACAGGATTTGATGTCCTAagtcaatttaaaaaaaaattatttagagtATAAATGCTATTCTCACTATTTACAGACATCTCAAACTTGTTCTCAGAGCCCAATCTTGATTAAAATATCACCAATACTgctttgttaaaagaaaaataaaccaatcCCCACAAACCCCTCAACCAAATACACTGATAATCAGTTCTTGGCATCTTGAACAGTCAAGATTTTTAATTAGTATCATTCTGCATACACTACAGAGTTTGCTTTTGGCACAAACTGAAGTGAGGGGGTGAACAACTTAAATGGGTCCTGAAACCAGAAAGTGGTTCAGTTTCACATTGGCCTGCTATAAATGTCAGAGGCTTGTTTCCATGCAGAACACACCCAAAtcttacatttttaaagtaaagtAATAACTGTTGTATAATGAAAACTTAGGAATTCTGCATGGCATAAGGCACACCCTGTGCCTCTGAGAGGTAGCAGCTTTGGTATTTATTGATATCTCCCTCTGTAGTAGACAGATACAGCACATGTCTTATCTTAAGCCCTGAGGCACGAAGTTTCCTCTTTCCAAAACTGTAAACATTCACTGCTGATACTGGAGAGTGGATATTCTTGTTACTGAGTGGCCAAAATGTCATCTTGTGTCACAGGCTTACAAGGTTACTGCAGTGGCAGGGTCATAAAACCTTACCCAGCAGCGCCCATAAGTGCTGCTCATGGTTGGATTTCTGTAGTCTCCTGGCAGAACTGGAAAAATTTAAACATGAATGCCTCTCTCCTGGGTGTATTTCCTACTACTGGCATTTATTTCATGCTTGAAAATTTCCAGCAGAGCATAGAAAGTTGACCTCAAAGTAACATTTTCATTGTATTCTAGTGCTGGATTACAACAGACTGTCTCAAGAACTTTACCTGCCAGTGGAAGAGGTCAAGGCATGTTAAAGAGAAGTAAATCAGTACCCCAACATAAAAGTGTTCCATTTGTCAACATTCCCCTGGCTGATGGACAggtatcttttttaaaaaaaaaaaaaattttcaactTACAGTAGTTGATCAATGCAAATAGTCTGATAGTGATAGCTCTTGCTATTCCTAAATGAGATGCTGCTAAATGAAAGGCAAATGGTTGCCAAAGTTTTGCAGTGTATAGGGGAGCACATGAGTTTCAGAGAAGCTTGGCATGCAAGAAAAATTTTAATCTTAGAATTGTTTCTCTTTACAGACACTCTGTACAGCTGGTGGAGACCTGCGTAACATTGATGTGCAGCTCCTAAATCAGGATACAGTACAGCACATCCATAACCTGGTGGTAAGCTTGAACTAGGAGACTTAAAGATCTGTGTATTCAGACACCTGGTCTCAGGCTTTCATGTCACATTCTGTCATGAATGCAAATTTCAACTCCTTGGAGTTTAATCCTAAACTGGTTGGCATCAgttggagggagcaggagggagggaagaactGCTGCACATGGATCATGTGTAAAAGGAACTGCACTTACATAAGCATGTGCAGTTTGGTGACAGCCTGAGGGGCCACAGGAGCATAAACTCTTccttctgcagtgctctggtggCTGTCCTGCCATGTGAGTAAACTGCCATTCTCTTATCTCTCATTCACAAAGGCTGATGAAGCTACAGCTCAGTTTTGAGTCCTCTCACAATCCATTATTCTGTGGCCCTTGCTGAGGAAGAATTATACACCTGTTAAAGTCCCTGCTGCAGTTGAACAGGAACTGCTTTAATGGTTGTGAAGCAAAATAAAGTGGAACAGAACTTTGTAGCACCTACTGCCCCATCCTTCTTGAAGATGAGGGTACCTGGGTATTGTTTGAAGTAATGGAAATTATCCAGACAGGAGAGATGTTAACCAGTTTACAGCTGTGCAAGTATAGAGCCAAGCTCAAggtctgggagctgtgctgtggtttttgTTATGGCCCTGCCGCTGTAGGCAGACAGTGGGGAGTGAGTAAGTGCTCACTGCTTGCTTTAACAGTAGGGATCTTTCTTCCAAGTTCTTTTGGGCTGCTTGAGCTAAAATCAATTTTCCTCCCTCAGAGTGAGCTGACTGTCCTATGTGGAAAGGTAACACCTAAACCAAGTTAATGGACTTGTCTGGTGACTACAGTTAATGGAACTGTTGGTGACTGCTCTTGCCTGCTGCCTCCAAAGTGTTGAAATCTGTGTCTATTATGTCTTAATAAAGCTGTATACTGCCCAGTAAATGTTTATATAAGCTTTTATATCATGTGATGTGTCTTATTAAGTTCCTGTTACAAAGGAtagcaaaacagaagaaaatgctggTTCTTCTTTACAAAAGGCTTAGGTTAGGTTAAGGAAGTTCAGAGCAAAATGAACAGCAAGAGGCTGTATACAGGAAATAAGCTTCTCTAATATCAACTCACaaataaactgaaatacaaGGTACTAAATTTTTGTACAGCCTTAAGACACTTCAATAACTTTAGGTATGTGGTAGCATATATGAAttgaaaacaggaataaaatttatttccagtcTTGTGTGTGACAGGACAGTAATGTGCAAGATGACAGGTAAAATTAGAATCTatcaggtgctgctggcaggagcccaAATTAATGCCAGCTGAGGACTGAAGCAGAACTGCCCAACAGTGATCAGCTCTTCCTCCACCCCTTCACTTCAGCTACCTGAAAAGCTACCTTGAatcccttcctctcttccccttcaaaaaaccaacaacctgAATGGGGATTAAAGGTTTAGAGTATTACTCTGTTTTGCAAGGATTTACAAGCAGAAGACAGGTGTTGTAATTGTTTAAGCACTGCAGGTTACAAGGACTGACTCCTTGGTGAGATCAGTCAGGAGAAAGGATCAGCATGTAACCATGGCTTCACAAAATGCAACCCCaagttttaataaatgaaaataaaagactCACTAGAGAATGCCACATCATAAGTCAGTACTGAAATACAGATcaaacagtatttatttttgcttcatttttagAGTCTATAACAAGGATGTTCAGCAACACTCAAATGCCAATGCCTACCCAAGCACATTGAAACCCTTGGAGTTTGTCCCTCCAACCTCATCAATAAAGTGTCAACAACTATCAGAAAAATAACTAAACAAGTCACACTTGAGATTTGTAAAGAAAAGTAGAGCTTCAACTTTCTCACTTAAACAGGAGAGAAACCTTGCTATAGAGGCAGCTTACCAACCCAACACTGTTCATGCACAACAGTTCCTTAGTTAAGGtcacatttttgctttgttctggCATTTTTGCCAATTAATAGTAATAGAACTGCAGCTGGAGATTTTAATATCTTCATACTTAAACCAAAGTGCAAACTACTAGAAAAGTAACAAAACCATCTACATTTATTATGTTTCCAGGttaaacaattctttttttaaactgaaaacatttctctaGGAAGTGAGGCTGAATCAGACTTTGAATAGGATTCAAAGGCTAAGAGAAAGACAccattatttcaaaatttaatcATTCCCCATTTAAGAGGTTTGTTATCTTTAGACTGAATTCAGATATCCTTGTGTTTTCTTCACACAAAGGGGACATGGCTGCAGCCTTCCCTGTGCCCATTTAGTCATTTCAGGAGGAGACTTGAATGTGGCACACAATTGTTATCTAACCTTCACCTAGTCTTAAGGCAGCTTCAGCCTCCCTGTGTTTATAAAATATCTATCATCTACATAGTCTCTTCATACACA of Serinus canaria isolate serCan28SL12 chromosome 11, serCan2020, whole genome shotgun sequence contains these proteins:
- the LOC103816800 gene encoding borealin-2-like isoform X1 is translated as MAPGKAPCRRRSSDSGVEPDRGALPRDRDQRTALSQKKRDQRIALFLSDFDQQAKEHIQEMKKELDSLLQTAEKAFAVELLTMPAAVRKMKRKEVLDLQGHEEVALAAAVTDCSVEDMPNPKLVRTNSKKVKVTTIVEYEDTKHGSAKKITKKISKTRSLVSLASGLSGKLNPLSSATNLKATPKGAKSAGLQQTVSRTLPASGRGQGMLKRSKSVPQHKSVPFVNIPLADGQTLCTAGGDLRNIDVQLLNQDTVQHIHNLVSELTVLCGKVTPKPS
- the LOC103816800 gene encoding borealin-2-like isoform X2, producing the protein MAPGKAPCRRRSSDSGVEPDRGALPRDRDQRTALSQKKRDQRIALFLSDFDQQAKEHIQEMKKELDSLLQTAEKAFAVELLTMPAAVRKMKRKEVLDLQGHEEVALAAAVTDCSVEDMPNPKLVRTNSKKVKVTTIVEYEDTKHGSAKKITKKISKTRSLVSLASGLSGKLNPLSSATNLKATPKGAKSAGLQQTVSRTLPASGRGQGMLKRSKSVPQHKSVPFVNIPLADGQTLCTAGGDLRNIDVQLLNQDTVQHIHNLVADEATAQF